The Accipiter gentilis chromosome 29, bAccGen1.1, whole genome shotgun sequence genome segment GTGCTTGAACACAGGAGGCTATGTTGTCTTGTGGACTGAAGTGGAGTTTGAGagcttttaactgcttttttttttttccccaacccttCTGTTGACCCGGTGTCATAAAGAGTGGTTAGGTTTTTTATCCCTGTCTACGTCACACAGTAAGACTGACTTTTCTGCTGTGAGGATGTTAGAGCACCTAAGTCTTTGACTCTATTAAAAGGTATAGATAGGCACTACTGTGTTGCCAGCATTTTCTCATCTGGATACAGCTGTATCTGCTGATTATGCTAGTCTGAAATGTTACTGCCACAGTTGCGTTGGCTGAAGTCTGAGGACTAGATGAGGCCTTAGCTAATGGGAGCCTAAGGATGTTCAGAGCTTTATTTTTGTAGGCTGTAAAAGCAATAACAGAGAAATTGTAAATGGTTCTGTACTGCTTGTACAGAACAAATCTATACTGCTTGTAAGAGTAATAGAGAAACGAAATTGCTATTCCTCCTGTAGTTTATATTCCATTTGAATAAAAGCAGGCTGATGGTAACAGTTCTTTCAGACACCAGTGAGACTGAATAAAAGGACTGAGTTCTTCCACAGGACTTTCCCTGAGTAGCGGGAGAGTTCAGAAAGATCTTAAATTGCCATCATGCTTCTTATTATAATCTTTGACTGAGAAGTGGGAAAGCTTTCTGAGATGGGTGATATGTGAAATATTTAGCAAATTTGATGCTTCTGGGTATCTTCTGAGAATTGCTGCTGCAACTGTGAGGAAATGGTTGATTTGCCCAGCTCCATTTAAAGAATCTGTATAAAATTGACTTTTTAGTTAACAATTTTTCTCACGTATTTCTTTTGTAGAAGGATGTTCAGAAGATACTGGAGCGGCAAGGAGCACTGCTGAAAAGGCTGGCTGACTCAGATGCAGAGAAAGCAGTAAGCAAACCAcaatctctcttttttcccctttctttttttttttaaatgataaagcAGAGAGATCTAAAATGACAAGCTCTTCTTTGTCTTGTATTCAGCTGTCAAGTCTTACACTAGTGCCTTTTAGACCAATAAAAAATACTTTGGCTTTTGTGGTAATCAGAGCCACTACATTGCTCCTCTGGTTAATAACCTACATTTCAAAGTGGACAGATTTTCATAGCCTTTGAAATACGGGAGCTTAGAATGGGGATAGCACAACTGAGACCTACATATAAGAGCACCATTAGGATTTACAGGTCTCAGCTATAAAGGAGAACTTAAGCCTGTTCTTATGTTTAAGCACAAATGATTCTGCTTACCTTTTCTTATGGTACTGAATGTACAAAGCAAAAATTGTACtacatgtttctttaaaaagaaaactctgagggtgggagagaaaaaatatctaCTGCCAAAATACACCTGATGGTCAGGATGGTCAGTATAGAATTCTTCAGTTTGAAAATATCTTACTGTTTATGTATGTTTATCATGTTATCCTTAGAGATAGAAAAGCATGAAGAGGGTAAGCTTTCTGTGTCTGCTTCTGTCTCTGAATGAGCAAGTGACCTGGTGCCAGTTTTTGTTCGTTCCCTTATCTGTAAACTGAGAAAAGTGTTCTTACATTGCCACAAGTTACCAAACTTGCTGTGAGACATAGGCAATGTCCTTTTATGTTTGTGGAGTATATATTCCTGTCAGATGCTCGTTATTGACTGGGTATCCTATGCCCTATTACACAAATGTATGTGCATCCCTTTTGCTTTCTGCTTGAGGAGAATGCAGCCTGTTTTTTCTAGCACTGAGGATGCTGTTGCTGCGGATACCAGACAGTGCGCTGTAGATCAGAGGGTCTCAGGAGGGAGGCAGTTACACCTCTTTCCCTCCAGCTGCCAACCTAAATGTGTTTGTTACTTAACATCTGAGTGGCGTTTGTTTTCTCAGCAACTTCAGATGAGgcttcaggagaaagaaaaagaagtggacaATCTTACCATTCAGATACAGGCAGAAAAGGTAGTTccctttttctgtgttcttctctCTGCTCCACCTTCCAGTAGTCCAAAATATGGATTTGTATTTGTAGACGGTTACTTTTTAACGGATGACTGGCTTGCTTATAAAACTAGACAGACAGCTACCAATTCCCACACACTTTGTGGATTCTGTGTTCTGCTAATAAGACACCCTTCACAAGGATGAATAGGTAGTAGTCTCTTTGCTTGGGCTGAATTGCCTTTCTGTTTAAGGTTCTGTTGGTTCCTGATGTCAAATTCCAGTCTGTTTCTCTGTTCAGGAAGTAAAAGGGGAATGTGGGGGAGGAGATCAGATATAAAGGGTGTTATGCCTCAGAACAAGTCTTTCAGGCCAGTCATTCACATGTGATGTAAAATAAATGGCTACTCATTTGTTCCCCATTTTGTTGGAGTAGAACAGCTGTGGAGGTCGCTGGAGATTGTTCAGTGAAGAAATCTGAGACTGCTACATATTATAAAGTGTTCCTTCTATTAGCTTGTTGAGGAAGAAGGTGTGCATCTTGTTGCTTCTTATTTAGGACCAGGCAAAGACAGCATGCGAACTCTCCAAATCTATGGAGGCTGTGAGAGGCCATTTACAAGCACAGTTGCGAAACAAAGAAGCTGAGAACAATCGTCTGTCTATACAGATACGGGTATGTTTTCAGTGGTCCCTGGAGATTGTCTCTTCATTTACTCTCATGAACTGAATTGACTGACAGGGGAAGTAGCACTCACCAACTATTCTTCTGCTGTGTCTGGTAGACTGAAATATTGGCTGGTGATGTTTATGCCACTAACACACAGCATACTTGTCGAATGAagtaagaagaagaaaatctcttCACTTTTGATGCATGAGGCAAAATCATAGCTTTAAGGTCTATGTGCATTAAttaggtatttttttcctaagttaaGTATTGCATAATTATTTAAAAGATGGCTTTAATTTAGTCAAGCATCAAGACAGattgtaaattatttaatttgctttctggGAAAAATGCTGTGCCATGATTTCCTGTATTTGATCACACTCATGCATGCTTTCTACAGTATTAATGAGGAGGCAAAAGTTCCCCTGGTTTATCTTGTTCAAAGTCTTGTGTTTAACATATCTATTGATGTTGTGATGAACATATGTATGTTGATGGTTTAGAAGAGCTTTAATTCTGTTAAGCTATATAGCTGCCTAAAGCAACATTATTGTATGTGAGCCTTTCAATTAATAAAGAGAATGTTCTCAGGTAGATCAAAAGACTGGTAGACCAGTATTTATCTTGGTCAGGAGAGGAAATCAGTATTTTAGAGAGCAGCttatgaaagaagaaaggaagacttggaaggaaaggaagacatGTCATGCTGACGTGCCTGTCAGCATTACAACGAGATTGTGTAGGTGAAATGTGATTGCAAGTACCCCCAGGCTGGAGGTTGGGGGTTTATCCTAGCTCTCTCCACTGTTTCTAGGAAATTGCTGCTTTGGGTATGCAGGTATAAGGACATTATTCTGTGTGGTGTGTTTTCTCCCCCTGCTGCAGAATTTGGAGCGCAGTGAAGCTCAGCATAAggcagaggtggaacatatcatgcaACAATTGAAAGAACTAAGGCAGAAGGCAGACCGTGATAAAGAGGCCCTGAAGAAAGCCATCCATGCACAGAAAGAGCGGGCAGAGCGAAGTGAAGAGTATGCAGAGCAATTAGCTGTCCAGCTAGCAGAAAAGGTACCTGATAATACAGGAAGAGAGACCTCATTTCAGATCATGCATCTAAATCTTTCACTTCTGGTAGCAGCCCTGAGGAGAGTCTCTGCTTTCAACTAATGAGATTTATTTCTGTCTTGATGCTTTGGCCCATTTATGCTAAGTTTAGAACAAATCCAGTTTTCTCAGCTGTCACTATGTTCACAGCATGTCCTTAACTTAGgacataaaataatttagatcATACTAAACTAGCAGATCTGTTTTTTTGCCTGGTTCTTTAGAACCATCTGAGGGTTGACAAAAGCTGATAAAATAAAGCGTCGTGGTTTTGGCTGAAAATTCTGAATAGAGTTGGCTGCTAATTGAGAAACTAGTAACAGAGCAGAAAAGTACCAAGATTTAGAGTTGTACTGGAATTTCCTGTTGAAAAACAACTGAAGGATATCAGGAAAAAGTAGAAAAGTTAGGACTAAAATCAGAAGAGAACATGGGTTTCACGCTACTtgattggtttcttttttctccactgtttttaGAATTCCAGGGACCAGAGCCACTAGTAGAATCTTAGCCATGCTTTGTATTTATGATAGTTCATCTGCCTTCAAAGAGGATGCTTCTTTCACTGCTGTTATGTCTGTTGGCTGACAGTAGTGTTTGGAGAACACCTCTCCGAAGGatcaggaagaataaaaataaatacttgtcctcaatattttaaaagtcttagTGAAGTCTCTGCATATCAGCATCTCTGCATATTGTCTGCATATCCCATGTCCAGTGACCTTTTTTTCACCCTTGGTCTTTTCCtcatgtatttcttttgtttgataGGACAGTTATGTTGCTGAGGCACTGTCTACTCTGGAATCCTGGAGGAGTCGCTACAACAAAGTAGTAAAGGACAAGAGTGACCTTGAACTGGAAATTGTTACACTGAAcaggttaaaataaaattagtgtgGAGAAACAAGCATGAATGGGGATGAATTCTAAGTTCAAGGATAATTTAAttgaatttaatttaataatttcattaaattgAATAATTTAATTGGATTGCCTGTAACTATCCAAGCAAAACCAGCACTGCTTAAGGGCTAGAGCAgaatttagagagagagagatgtggcTTCTGCTGCTGACTTGCCACAGCAAAGGCAGGCTTTTTAAGGGTTTGCTGACCCTTAAAGCTCTGTTCCTTTGCCATTTTGTAATGCTTTGAAAGAATTAAGGTTATCTCTCTTTTGAGGTCTGTTTGAGATGCTTGAATGGAAGGGATTAGAAGGGATAGGCAGTATAGTTTGTGCCAATTTTTTTGTGAAGGTAAATAAATGTGTTGGTGTCACTGCAGTACCGCTGTTGCTGCAGGAGAATACAGATAGGCACGAGACAAGAGAGAGGTACCTCTATCCTGTGTATCTTGGAGGCAATGTATCTGGGCTCCAGGGGGACAACTCAAGTTAATTTCCAGCAGGTTAAGAAGATTGAGGTGGTAAAACAGTGTAACAGATAAGTGTGCATATGTGACTGgagaaggaagatgaaaagaTAGGGAAAAGCCATGTTTCTGAAGCTAATTTTCAAGGGTTAGGAGTCTTATTCTTTCTTGTCACTTaaggattaattttctttctgtatggcAGCCGTGTTGCAGACTTGCTGGAACAGCAGACAACCCTGGAGGACAAGATGAGGGAGGACAGAGAAGCTTTGGTGGATAAATTGCATCGACAGACTGCAGAGACCACTTCTTTCAAAATGGAGAATGAAAGGCTAAAGGTCAATTATTCTAGGGGTTTGAAGCTGAAatgctagggggaaaaaaaggagaaattataaCAAGTTGCTTGACCTCTGAGGACAGAGTTGAATTGCACTCATTGCTGCCATTTATTTTCAAACCAGTTTTACCATAATCTGAGTATGACAGGGCAAGTATGCTGGAAAGagacataaaagaaagaaagtgaacaTTCTGAGATGACTGGGTTTCTTCCATGTTTTGGCTAGGAGTATCTCCAATCCAAATACTGTTTCTTCCAGCTGGGATCTTACATCTTGTCCTTACATCTTCATGCTGCTGGCCAGAGAACAAACAACAGTAGCTCATGCAGAGAGAATGGTAAtctccagaataaaaaaaatggctGGTATTTTTCTCCTGTCAGCTCTTACCACTGTGATCTTGTAGGTGAcctacattattttcttcttgaaaagcTAGGCATTGATCCAAATAAGGAGTGGCCCTAATCCAAGTAGCACAGCTCACTCAGGCAAATGGAAAGACTGCACATCCATCCCAAACCTCTGTGCCCTGCTGATGTAAATTTGGTAATCCACTGAAGTCTGGAAAGTTTTACCAACTTACActgacaaaagtatttttttcttagtctAGACAATGTTAGACAGCTAGCGTGGCAGTTACTTCCAAGTGCTCAAtggaagatgttttcttttttaggctAGTGTGGTCCCAATGGAGGAGAAGTTGAACCAAGCGCAGATGGAAGTGCAGCAGCTCAAGAGCTCTGTTAGGAACTACGAAGGGTTGATTGAAACCTACAAGTCACAGGTAGGCATCTTATCAAAACTTTCAGCCCTTGCACAAACATGTTTTCTCCCTTCACTGTTGTGGCTTATTCTGTAATGCCTTAACCCTTTGTTTGCTCTTGGAGGATGTTGTAGTTTCATAGGCTTTGGTCCTTTTGTCTTTATTAGCCTGATTTTTACTCAAATGGCAGCATCCACACTACCATGTGCTGTATGCCAAAGTGTGGAAGTCTTGCCTTCCTCACTATGTGCTGATAACTTGGTCATTAGGAAGAACTGACTCCCACAGCAGAGATCTTGattaatggaaaacaaaagacTGGTTTTAATTACTTCACTTTTCCCTGCTCCTTTTCAAAAAGTAAAGGGGAATAGTGAGATGCTTTCTTCTGACTTTTAGTGTGCCAAGTACTGTTCCTTGGCTGCTTTTGGTGGGGAGCATTTTGCATATTGTGGTAGTAGGAAGACAAGGCAAAAGGGGAGAACATTTGGTGGAAAGCCCAAATTGTCCAGGTGGCAGAAGCAGAAAGTGAACTTCCAAATATAGTTCTGGAGTGGTGGTTAGTGTGGCAGGAAACTTGTTGCTGATCCTTGAGCAGTTTTAGTTACTCCAAAGCATTGCACATTTGTTGAAAACTACATATAGCAGATAaagtatgtggggtttttttgaatgtcCAGGTGTTGAAGACCCGAATAGAAGCAGATGATGTGGCAGCAAAACTGGAGAAGTGtgataaagaaaacaagacacTAAAGGATGAAATGAACAAGGAGATTGAACTGGTAACTATTCCTCTAAAGACTGATATGTTGTAAACATTCATGGATCTTAATGTTCTGAATGTAGTGAAAAATGGCTATGAATAGGAAATAAAAGGCTTATCTGAGTTTGCCTTTTCCAATAGTTTTTCTCAGGACTTGTTCCTTCTGCAAAATTTATTGAATATTTAGCAGCTTCTTTTTTACTATATGGTGTTTTTCAGGTGTTTAAATTGCTTAGTGTGTCCTTTGCTGCAGAAATAGTGGTTTAGAACAGCGGACTATGCAGGTTACACCATTGTCTGATGTGGAACAGCTGTCCTCAAAAAAGAGCTTGTACTTCTAGTAAAATTGAAGCCCAGGTTCCAAAATACTCATTCTCTCTCCATCCGTTGGGAATGCCAAATCCTAAGAGAAAGCCTTTTGGAGTAGGAGAAGACCTGAGGCTTTGAACTCCAAAACTGGCCAAATATCCACGCGGTCTCATCACGGTTGCAGACTAACAAAGCTTCACTGAAGTTGAGAAATTTTTTAGTCTTGATCTTATGAACATTTGAAAGTTCCTCATGTTCTCTTCTTTGACTGTAGGCACGTAAGCAGTTCCAGAGCCAGCTTGCTGAACTGGAAAAGCTGCCTGAGATACTAAAGATCACAGAGACACAGCTAGCAGAATGTCAGGACCAGCTTCAGAGTTACGAGAAGAAGAACGTGGACCTGTCTGTCATGATTGCAGATCTTCGTCAGCGGGTAAGGGACTGGCAGAAAGTACCTGCAGCACTGCAATCCGCAAGTCTGAGACCAAGATGAATTTCTAATCACAGGAAGGTTCAAACTTCGTCTCTGTTTTCGTCTCTTTTTGAAAAGATTAAACGTGCACTGCAAAATAAAGGTGTGTGCTATGTCTTTGTGCAAGAAGTTAGCGGCGTAGCTGGTCGCATTCCTTACTGTTTGAAAAGTTTCTCGTCCCTCAGTGCAGAACCTTATTGGGACTTGAATAGCAGCAGTGACAACACTTGCTAATGCCAACACTTGCTTCTGTTACTTCCATCATCTTGTCAGCTTTCCCTCCTGTGGTTGTCTGCTGATAGTGCTGTCTCAACCTTGTTTTCTCACTCAATTTCAGGTTGTTTTCCCAGTCTCTGTTTTTTGTCCCCAGAAGGACTGCATAGGTATTGCAGGGCAATTACAGACAGGCATGACTTCTACAACCATGCCTCAAGACGCAGCAAATTATCTCGCAGTCTGACTGCTTTACTCTGATTGGCTTGGAATTATAAACCTTCCTGGTATTTCAGACTCTAATGTCTTTGTGGGCTGCTGTCATGTATGTGGCTGCTTTTTAATGTGTGTGCTTTGCTGTGCTTACAGGTGGCTGctctgcatgcaagcatttaCAGACCTGGCTTTTCATTTGCAATACAGAAGAATTTCCTCATACCTTTCCAAACATTAACTGGAACCACCAGCAAAATAGATGTTTTAGTGCTTTGCTTTTCTATCCACTGTTCCTTTTCTGGGGCTCTCCAGAAATTCTGAATTGAGcatgtttccttctggagagctGCATACGTTTTAGGTGGTTGGTTGTGTGTGTGTAGAGACTACTCTGTAAAGTAATTACTTACTATAATTTTTAGATTGAGCTCCAGGGGGACAAAATGGAGATGACAAGAGAGAGGTATCAGTCTGcccaggaagagaaaaagcagctcaCCTTGAAGGTGGAGGAGCTAGAAAGGTTAGAAATATTAGGCTTTCTTGCTCTCTTAACCTTCCATTTCCATCTGCTTCCCATTGTTTTTTCAGGGGATTGAAACAGCTTCAGTCTTGTTCCAGTCCCCCATGTGCCTCCAGGGTTCTGTGCATTTGTTTATCCCACAAGGATCTCTAATCAGTAGCAGTCCACTGGAGAGAGAGTTTTATGTTTTTGCAGCACCTGTTATGAATGTTGTTAGAAAGGATGATGGCTTACATAGCAGATAAACCAGCTCCTTGCCCAATCTAGCCTGACAATTTTGAGGTTACCTacatattacagtatttttaccCGTGTTTCTAAATTCCTTTTAGTGACATTGTCTGGGAAAATGCAGGTATGTGGGTACTCTGTACGTCCTTCAATCTTTGAGATTTTGATGTGAGAAATGGAGAAGTGTTTCTTGGGGCGCTCACCTTTCAAGGGGGAATAGAATGTATTCCCAGACTAGTCAGGACCTGACAAAAAGGCAGACTGAAACACACTCCATTTAAAATGAATAGGTTTCCTTCCCTTATTGTCTTAACCTAGAAAACTAGAAACAACGAGTGCCCAGAACATAGAATTCCTTCAGGTCATAGCAAAACGTGAGGAGTCGATCCACCAGTGTCAGCTGCGGTTAGAGGAGAAGACCCGTGAATGTAGCTCCTTGGCACGTCAGTTGGAGATGGCCATTGAGGATGCCAAAAGACAAGTAAGTAATTTCTTGTGTTTGTGAATTTTCCCCAAACTACCTAGGCTGTAAAAGGGGAACAGCGAGAATGCTGGAAATATCTCCTCAGCCTGTGACCAAATTCATGAAAATCATCATGTTCAGggaaatacaaatattaaaatgtgCTGGTACTGTTTGTCAGCACTTAAACCATTGAAAAACTGAACCCTGTGCTCCAGTTTGCAACAGAAGAGAGGAAAGCACAAAGACTGAGCTGCTGCTTATGTATGAGAATGTGCCCAATTAAACTTGATAGGGCTTTTGTGGGCAATAGGATAGGGAAAAATCATTCTTCCATAGACAACCCTTTAATATAGTTGTTGTTCTGTTGTTACACGTAGGTGGAACAAACTCGAGAACGAGCAACGTCTAGAGAGAGGGCAGCCCAGTCCAAGATGTTGGATTTGGAGACCCAGCTGAGTAGGAATAAAACAGAGCTGAACCAATTGCGTCGGAGCAAAGACGATGTGAGTGACTTGCAAGGGATACTCTTGGTGTGCTGGTGGTGTCCTGGCAGCAACTGGAGTCCATAAACCAAGGTCCTATGGACATGCTGCAAAAATCATGCAGAGCCGTGTCTGAATGTGACATGTTGTTTTATCTGTCCACGACAGATGTGTGATATGACATGTCTTTTATATCACTAATTCAGGAATGTGGACTCTCATTTGCTTGTTATTTATAGCAATGATCTGAAATAACTTGCTCTAATCTTACATGTACGTGTACGAAAAGAATCAGACCTTTCCTCAAATGAGATTTGCACCAGATACCACGGGCAGATTTCAACTTCATTTACTGTGCTTGGTTATCTGAGAGAGATGCAATTTCTCTTCTAGAGGAAATGATTTCTTCTAGAAGAAAGAAGGGCAATCTTTCATGATGTCCTGTTTACCCTGCTTGTTACTTGAGTTTTACTTGGAATTGGATTGGCACATGGATCAGGTCAagttgcttttc includes the following:
- the ODF2 gene encoding outer dense fiber protein 2 isoform X3, with translation MKNRSSSPPLHVHVDENTPVHVHIKKGQKTTPAKCQQKHKQKMKGDTISTCRAVRVKTKAPWMPPGKTSVRESTCKWEGPTHRLEITPPDSEKMLSVLRLSDLSTDEEDAVYCKMNEYEKKIDSLMNVVGTLKNEAKLQKKEEQQQMTKRLLEEQKEELNEVTQELVETEHENTLLRRNIERIKEEKDLTVLQKKYLQHEKECLMSKLSEAERDGAAAATQIHALKNTIGRLNIEKHMSSSDINTLTRQKELLLQKLSTFEETNRTLRELLREQQNREKDVQKILERQGALLKRLADSDAEKAQLQMRLQEKEKEVDNLTIQIQAEKDQAKTACELSKSMEAVRGHLQAQLRNKEAENNRLSIQIRNLERSEAQHKAEVEHIMQQLKELRQKADRDKEALKKAIHAQKERAERSEEYAEQLAVQLAEKDSYVAEALSTLESWRSRYNKVVKDKSDLELEIVTLNSRVADLLEQQTTLEDKMREDREALVDKLHRQTAETTSFKMENERLKASVVPMEEKLNQAQMEVQQLKSSVRNYEGLIETYKSQVLKTRIEADDVAAKLEKCDKENKTLKDEMNKEIELARKQFQSQLAELEKLPEILKITETQLAECQDQLQSYEKKNVDLSVMIADLRQRIELQGDKMEMTRERYQSAQEEKKQLTLKVEELERKLETTSAQNIEFLQVIAKREESIHQCQLRLEEKTRECSSLARQLEMAIEDAKRQVEQTRERATSRERAAQSKMLDLETQLSRNKTELNQLRRSKDDAERRYESRLQDLKDRLEQSESTNRSMQNYVQFLKSSYANVFGESALLGSPSRSRSSP
- the ODF2 gene encoding outer dense fiber protein 2 isoform X1; translated protein: MGEPRAAAARRRPRKCGGASCPWCSLPPSPSPRLRGLHGSGSASRRLPAAAEDLLRRQRLRTSRGPSWCPSSINNEVTSVSAQSTLSRRAKSFRITQKHKQKMKGDTISTCRAVRVKTKAPWMPPGKTSVRESTCKWEGPTHRLEITPPDSEKMLSVLRLSDLSTDEEDAVYCKMNEYEKKIDSLMNVVGTLKNEAKLQKKEEQQQMTKRLLEEQKEELNEVTQELVETEHENTLLRRNIERIKEEKDLTVLQKKYLQHEKECLMSKLSEAERDGAAAATQIHALKNTIGRLNIEKHMSSSDINTLTRQKELLLQKLSTFEETNRTLRELLREQQNREKDVQKILERQGALLKRLADSDAEKAQLQMRLQEKEKEVDNLTIQIQAEKDQAKTACELSKSMEAVRGHLQAQLRNKEAENNRLSIQIRNLERSEAQHKAEVEHIMQQLKELRQKADRDKEALKKAIHAQKERAERSEEYAEQLAVQLAEKDSYVAEALSTLESWRSRYNKVVKDKSDLELEIVTLNSRVADLLEQQTTLEDKMREDREALVDKLHRQTAETTSFKMENERLKASVVPMEEKLNQAQMEVQQLKSSVRNYEGLIETYKSQVLKTRIEADDVAAKLEKCDKENKTLKDEMNKEIELARKQFQSQLAELEKLPEILKITETQLAECQDQLQSYEKKNVDLSVMIADLRQRIELQGDKMEMTRERYQSAQEEKKQLTLKVEELERKLETTSAQNIEFLQVIAKREESIHQCQLRLEEKTRECSSLARQLEMAIEDAKRQVEQTRERATSRERAAQSKMLDLETQLSRNKTELNQLRRSKDDAERRYESRLQDLKDRLEQSESTNRSMQNYVQFLKSSYANVFGESALLGSPSRSRSSP
- the ODF2 gene encoding outer dense fiber protein 2 isoform X2 is translated as MLLKETSNFNQSWPLLLSGTEGNVVISSFLIHRFPFIVLPFPACGRRAMKNRSSSPPLHVHVDENTPVHVHIKKGQKTTPAKCQQKHKQKMKGDTISTCRAVRVKTKAPWMPPGKTSVRESTCKWEGPTHRLEITPPDSEKMLSVLRLSDLSTDEEDAVYCKMNEYEKKIDSLMNVVGTLKNEAKLQKKEEQQQMTKRLLEEQKEELNEVTQELVETEHENTLLRRNIERIKEEKDLTVLQKKYLQHEKECLMSKLSEAERDGAAAATQIHALKNTIGRLNIEKHMSSSDINTLTRQKELLLQKLSTFEETNRTLRELLREQQNREKDVQKILERQGALLKRLADSDAEKAQLQMRLQEKEKEVDNLTIQIQAEKDQAKTACELSKSMEAVRGHLQAQLRNKEAENNRLSIQIRNLERSEAQHKAEVEHIMQQLKELRQKADRDKEALKKAIHAQKERAERSEEYAEQLAVQLAEKDSYVAEALSTLESWRSRYNKVVKDKSDLELEIVTLNSRVADLLEQQTTLEDKMREDREALVDKLHRQTAETTSFKMENERLKASVVPMEEKLNQAQMEVQQLKSSVRNYEGLIETYKSQVLKTRIEADDVAAKLEKCDKENKTLKDEMNKEIELARKQFQSQLAELEKLPEILKITETQLAECQDQLQSYEKKNVDLSVMIADLRQRIELQGDKMEMTRERYQSAQEEKKQLTLKVEELERKLETTSAQNIEFLQVIAKREESIHQCQLRLEEKTRECSSLARQLEMAIEDAKRQVEQTRERATSRERAAQSKMLDLETQLSRNKTELNQLRRSKDDAERRYESRLQDLKDRLEQSESTNRSMQNYVQFLKSSYANVFGESALLGSPSRSRSSP